Proteins encoded together in one Rossellomorea sp. y25 window:
- a CDS encoding potassium/proton antiporter translates to MEITIDNLTLLLGLLLLVGVITAKFSTRLGVPSLILFIIVGMVLNTYFFFDNAPMTQFIGTLALIIILFEGGLQTKWSNVKSVYKPSLSLATIGVIVTTLSIGVAAKFILDVSWLEGMLFGAIVGSTDAAAVFSVLGNKNIKPKISSTLEAESGSNDPMAIFLTVAFLQLIQFPGLNPATLILSFFWQMGMGLVLGLALGWASVWIINRINLDSSGLYPVLSISLAIFTYAFTSILEASGLLAVYIMAIVVGNQELTYRHSIVRFNEGFAWMMQIVMFILLGLLVFPQHLPSIAWQGIVLSILLIVVARPLGVYLSLALAKSFSIKEKFFISWAGLKGAVPIVLATYPMVANIENNEVIFNVVFFVVLLSALIQGTTISPLANYLNLAGEEKPPIAHSIELVSIGKTNNEMLEVLINDDAYITNKAIKDINLPEKTLISAVIRNNELITPMGDTVIKANDTLYVLANKSQRKRINELLNSKGGLSST, encoded by the coding sequence ATGGAAATCACCATTGATAATTTGACTTTACTGCTTGGCCTCTTGCTTTTAGTCGGTGTCATAACCGCCAAGTTCTCCACCAGATTAGGCGTCCCCTCACTTATATTATTTATCATCGTAGGTATGGTACTAAATACATATTTCTTCTTCGATAATGCTCCAATGACACAATTCATCGGAACACTTGCTTTAATCATCATTTTGTTTGAAGGTGGACTTCAGACAAAATGGAGCAATGTGAAAAGTGTCTATAAACCTTCATTATCACTGGCAACCATTGGAGTCATTGTGACCACACTTTCGATTGGGGTGGCAGCAAAGTTCATCCTCGATGTAAGCTGGCTGGAAGGGATGTTATTTGGGGCAATCGTTGGTTCGACGGACGCTGCAGCGGTTTTCTCCGTTTTAGGCAACAAAAACATCAAACCGAAAATTTCTTCTACACTGGAAGCTGAATCAGGCAGTAACGATCCGATGGCAATCTTTTTGACGGTAGCTTTTTTGCAATTGATCCAATTTCCCGGATTAAATCCTGCTACCTTGATTTTAAGCTTTTTTTGGCAAATGGGTATGGGCCTGGTACTTGGGCTGGCGCTTGGATGGGCATCTGTGTGGATCATTAATCGGATCAATCTTGATTCATCCGGTTTGTATCCTGTTCTGTCCATTTCACTGGCTATCTTCACTTACGCATTTACCAGCATTCTTGAAGCGAGTGGTCTATTAGCTGTCTATATCATGGCGATCGTAGTAGGGAATCAGGAATTGACCTATCGACATTCCATTGTCCGTTTTAATGAAGGGTTTGCGTGGATGATGCAAATCGTCATGTTTATCCTGCTCGGATTATTGGTTTTCCCTCAGCATTTGCCAAGCATTGCGTGGCAAGGGATCGTCCTATCGATTCTATTGATTGTAGTAGCGAGACCACTGGGAGTGTATCTAAGTCTTGCCCTGGCAAAGAGTTTCTCCATTAAAGAAAAGTTCTTCATCTCATGGGCAGGTTTGAAGGGCGCGGTACCAATCGTATTGGCAACGTATCCAATGGTTGCCAATATCGAAAACAATGAAGTCATCTTCAACGTCGTGTTTTTCGTTGTTCTTCTATCCGCTCTGATACAAGGAACGACCATCTCACCTTTAGCCAACTATCTGAATCTTGCTGGGGAAGAAAAACCGCCAATCGCTCACAGCATAGAACTCGTTTCAATCGGTAAAACAAACAATGAAATGCTCGAAGTTCTCATCAACGACGATGCCTATATTACAAACAAGGCGATCAAGGACATCAATCTGCCTGAGAAAACATTGATTTCAGCGGTTATCCGCAACAATGAACTGATCACTCCAATGGGTGACACTGTCATCAAAGCAAATGATACACTTTATGTGCTTGCAAATAAGAGCCAGAGAAAGCGTATCAATGAGCTCTTGAATTCTAAAGGGGGATTAAGTTCCACGTAA